A part of Aegilops tauschii subsp. strangulata cultivar AL8/78 chromosome 2, Aet v6.0, whole genome shotgun sequence genomic DNA contains:
- the LOC109767228 gene encoding transcription factor PHYTOCHROME INTERACTING FACTOR-LIKE 13, with protein sequence MSTDPPLHTNAAQLFSSPLLLLFPRKSNPARLAHTPHSTPPSPSLQNRAWLSAGFCSSGEARQLDGSRIMDDGARPAPNHKRHLPLQEAGGELVELLWQDGAIVAQAQAQTPHRRFPQSGAASGVTAEDAAAWLIPDGGGGRDLYSHLWHGVVDGDAGALVAGSGAGTSFCGSNAVTAPALLPSPEEEPGSSSAGGQALLSKRGRDELGSHREDADDCEAVNETRPQRPAAKRRTRAAEVHNQSERKRRDRINEKMKALQELVPHCNKSDKASILDEAIEYLKSLQLQVQIMWMTTGMAPMMYPGAHQLMPPMAMGLNAACMPATQSLSQLQRIAPFMNHHLPNQMPRVQSPAIDSLNVANQMQNNGVCGEPRNPFLHPDDTLTAASQLPDMFPYASQKAQQNQNHQLLPNTDMPASGPCPPSFADGTGT encoded by the exons ATGTCAACGGATCCTCCCCTCCATACAAATGCAGCACaactcttctcttctcctctCCTTTTATTATTCCCGAGAAAATCCAACCCAGCTAGACTAGCCCACACTCCACACTCCACAcctccttctccttctctccAGAACAGAGCTTGGCTCTCCGCCGGTTTCTGCTCAAGTGGAGAGGCCCGTCAGCTCGACGGCTCCAGGATCATGGACGACGGCGCAAGACCGGCGCCCAACCACAAGAGGCACCTCCC ACTGCAGGAGGCGGGCGGCGAGCTCGTGGAGCTGCTGTGGCAGGACGGGGCCATCGTAGCGCAGGCGCAGGCCCAGACGCCGCATCGGCGGTTCCCCCAGAGCGGCGCGGCCAGCGGCGTCACCGCGGAGGACGCGGCCGCGTGGTTGATcccggacggcggcggcggcagggacctGTACTCGCACCTCTGGCACGGCGTCGTCGACGGGGACGCGGGGGCGCTCGTGGCGGGAAGCGGCGCCGGGACGAGCTTCTGCGGGAGCAACGCGGTGACGGCGCCGGCGCTGCTgccgtcgccggaggaggagccgGGCTCGTCCTCGGCGGGAGGCCAAGCGCTACTGTCTAAGAGGGGGAGGGACGAACTGGGTAGCCACCGCGAG GATGCCGACGACTGTGAGGCCGTCAATGAGACCCGCCCGCAGCGGCCGGCGGCAAAGCGAAGGACTCGTGCTGCCGAGGTCCATAACCAATCAGAGCGG AAAAGAAGGGATCGGATCAACGAAAAGATGAAAGCATTGCAAGAACTCGTACCCCATTGCAACAAG AGCGACAAGGCGTCCATCCTAGACGAAGCAATCGAGTACTTGAAGTCTCTGCAACTGCAAGTTCAG ATCATGTGGATGACTACTGGGATGGCGCCCATGATGTACCCTGGTGCCCACCAACTCATGCCGCCGATGGCCATGGGCTTGAACGCAGCGTGCATGCCCGCGACGCAGAGCCTTAGCCAGCTGCAAAGAATAGCACCGTTTATGAACCATCATCTCCCAAATCAAATGCCTAGGGTCCAATCTCCAGCTATCGATTCCCTCAATGTGGCAAACCAGATGCAAAACAATGGTGTCTGTGGTGAGCCAAGAAACCCTTTCCTGCATCCAGACGACACACTAACAGCAGCATCTCAG CTGCCGGATATGTTTCCCTATGCATCTCAAAAGGCACAACAAAACCAGAATCATCAGTTACTGCCTAACACTGACATGCCAGCTTCAGGACCCTGCCCGCCATCTTTTGCTGACGGAACTGGAACATAA